The following nucleotide sequence is from Longimicrobiaceae bacterium.
CTGCGCGAGACCGGCGGCGGTTTGCCGGGCTCGCGCAGCGGGCGGGGAGACCCCGGACGGAGGCGGGCAGGCTGTATCGCCCGCCGAAGGAGGAGGCTCCCCGCCCCCGCGGAGGAGACGGACGGGCAGCAGTACCGCCCGGCCGGCTCCGGAGCGGCCCATCAGAAACGCGTTACAGAGAGCCTACTTCGCCTCCCCCTCCATGCCGTACCGCAGAAGCTTCCGGTACAGCGTGGACGGGTCGATGCCCAGCACCTCGGCCGCCCGCGTCTTGTTGCCGTTCTCGGAGTGCAGCACCCAGTGGATGTAGGCGCGCTCCACGATCTCCAGCGTGGGGTTGGGCGGCAGCGACGCGGAAACCAGCGGCTGCGGGGCCCGCTCGGTGATGCGCGAGGGGAGCGCCGAGACGGGGATCTCGCCCGCCGAGGTGAGCACGGCCGCCCGCTCCAGCGCGTTCTCCAGCTCGCGCACGTTGCCGGGCCAGTCGTAGCGCTGCAGCGCCTCGAGCGTCTCGGGCGCCAGCGCCAGCGGCTCCTTGCCGCGCTGGTGGGCGAACTTGCTCAGGAAATAGTCCGCCAGCGCCGGCACGTCGTCGCCCCGGTCGCGCAGGGGCGGCAGGTGCAGGGTGATGACGTTGAGGCGGTAGAAGAGGTCGCTGCGGAAGCCGCCGCGGCGGATCTCCTCGTCCAGGTCGCGGTTGGTGGCGGCGATGATGCGCACGTCGACCGGGATGGCCTCGGTGGCGCCCACGGGGATCACCTCGCGCTCCTGGAGCACGCGCAGCAGCTTGACTTGCGTGGCGGGCGACATCTCGCCCACCTCGTCCAGGAAGAAGCTGCCGCCCTTGGCCGCCACGAACAGCCCCTGCTTGTCCTTCACGGCACCGGTGAACGAGCCGCGCACGTGCCCGAACAGCTCGCTCTCCAGCAGGTTCTCGGGCAGCGCGCCGCAGTTGATGGACACGTACGCGCCGCCGGCCCTGCCCGACAGCTCGTGGATGTACCGCGCCAGCACCTCCTTGCCCGTGCCCGACTCGCCGGAGATGAGCACGGTGGAGTCGCTGGGGCCCACCGTCTCCGCCGTCCGCAGCACCTCCACGAAGCCCTTGCTGCGCCCCACCGGCCGCGACAGGTCGCCGCGGTCGCGCCGCTGGATCTCGGTCTTGAGCGCCTGGTTCTCCTTCTTGAGCTGCCGCGACTCGGCCGCGCGCCGGCAGATGGCGACCAGCTCGTCATTGGCGAACGGCTTCTGGATGTAGTAGAAGGCCCCCTCGTTCACGGCGCGGATGGCGGTCTGGAGCGACGCCTGCGCCGTCATGAGGATCACGGGCAGCGTGCGGTCCTGCTCCTTGGCCGCCAGCAGCACCTCCAGCCCGCCCACGCCGGGCATCCGCACGTCGGACAGCACCACGTCGGGCCGCTCGTCGGCGATCTTCTCCACGCCCTGCGCGCCGCCCACCGCGGTGACCACCTCGAAGCCCTCGCGCTTGAGGAGGATGCGCAGGGTGTCGAGGATGGCCGTCTCGTCGTCGATCACCAGGATCTTGGGGCTGCTCACGGGTGCTTCTCCTTGTGGGATGCCGCGGCGGCCAGGGCCGGGGCGGCGTCGGTCGCCAGGGCGGGGAGGAAGAGGGTGAAGGTGGCGCCCCACCCCTCCGTCCGGTCGTCCACGAACACCGCGCCGCCGTGCGCCTCGGCCGCGCGCTGCACCAGCGCCAGGCCCAGCCCGGTGCCGCCCGGCCGCTGGGTGAAGAAGGGGTCGAAGACGTGGTCGATCGCGTCTTCCGGCACGCCCGGCCCGCTGTCGGACACGCGCACACGCACGGCGTCCGCGGCGCCGAGCGCCGGGGAAAGGATGTCAGAGTGCACGGGCTCCAGCGCCACCTCCACCCGCCCGCCCTCGCCCGCCCACTGCACGGCGTTGAGGGCGAGGTTCAGCATCGCACGGTGCAGCAGGTCGCCGTCGCCGCTCACGAACAGGCCGTCCTCGCCGGGGTCGGCGGTGAGCCGCAAGTCGCAGCCCTCCGCGTCCGGGTGGGCGCGCACCAGCGCCACCGCGTCGCGCGCCACCTCCAGCATGTCCACCGGCGCGGGGTCGCGCACCTTCACGCGCGCGAAGTCGATGAACTCCGCGAGCAGGCGGCTCAGGCGGTCGCTCTCGCGCACCACCAGCCGGCGGAGGATCTGGCGGTCCTCGGGGTCGATGCCGTCGCCCGTCAGCTGCTCCACGGCGCTGCGGATGGAGGCCAGCGGGTTCTTGATCTCGTGCGCCAGCGACGCGCTCAGCTCCGCCACCGCCTCCAGCCGCTCGGCGCGGCGGCGGAGCGCGTCCATCCGCTTCCGCTCGGTGATGTCCTGGAAGATCGCCGTGACCGACGGGGGATGCGGAGCGGGGCGCTTCATCAGCGTGGTGCTCACGCCCAGGATGGTGCCCTCCGCCGTCTCGCCCGTCTCCGAGCGCCCCACGCCCGCGCCCGACTCCA
It contains:
- a CDS encoding sigma-54 dependent transcriptional regulator; protein product: MSSPKILVIDDETAILDTLRILLKREGFEVVTAVGGAQGVEKIADERPDVVLSDVRMPGVGGLEVLLAAKEQDRTLPVILMTAQASLQTAIRAVNEGAFYYIQKPFANDELVAICRRAAESRQLKKENQALKTEIQRRDRGDLSRPVGRSKGFVEVLRTAETVGPSDSTVLISGESGTGKEVLARYIHELSGRAGGAYVSINCGALPENLLESELFGHVRGSFTGAVKDKQGLFVAAKGGSFFLDEVGEMSPATQVKLLRVLQEREVIPVGATEAIPVDVRIIAATNRDLDEEIRRGGFRSDLFYRLNVITLHLPPLRDRGDDVPALADYFLSKFAHQRGKEPLALAPETLEALQRYDWPGNVRELENALERAAVLTSAGEIPVSALPSRITERAPQPLVSASLPPNPTLEIVERAYIHWVLHSENGNKTRAAEVLGIDPSTLYRKLLRYGMEGEAK
- a CDS encoding ATP-binding protein — translated: MIRAQSSRLPEPRRILSWVYLGRLCLAGAIFAAAAWVWTASPAENTLLAALCLFTAAAFTFGSFVYTHVRGREPGRSYLYAQVVFDVVLVTVVVHLTDGKDSVFAPLYILVICSAAVLLPLLGGILIALLASVLYFAGIVWSTHQAPDAAVALQILLFTAVAMVTGYLGDRLRRTGAVLGEVETELRRLRLDTDDILGTIASGILTVDGEGRLAYINPSGAELLSLPADEWLNQPVVPVLERIAPGLGAVITRTVESGAGVGRSETGETAEGTILGVSTTLMKRPAPHPPSVTAIFQDITERKRMDALRRRAERLEAVAELSASLAHEIKNPLASIRSAVEQLTGDGIDPEDRQILRRLVVRESDRLSRLLAEFIDFARVKVRDPAPVDMLEVARDAVALVRAHPDAEGCDLRLTADPGEDGLFVSGDGDLLHRAMLNLALNAVQWAGEGGRVEVALEPVHSDILSPALGAADAVRVRVSDSGPGVPEDAIDHVFDPFFTQRPGGTGLGLALVQRAAEAHGGAVFVDDRTEGWGATFTLFLPALATDAAPALAAAASHKEKHP